One Acutalibacter muris DNA window includes the following coding sequences:
- a CDS encoding carbohydrate ABC transporter permease: MKRSKTALQGYLLIAPLMIGCLLFYAIPFVLVVQYSLSTGSGDALYFIGTYNYQDVTANHMFTLAFGNTMRFLAAALPLIMVLAYAIALLMQKHANKHKLLKSVFLFPYIMPVVGAVILVELLFAETGLVPGIANAIGLPMVDWLGGPAAFGVVLLLYLWKNTGYSVILLLAGLVTIPEEQYSAADLDGASGWQKFYYITTPQMWYSVFFAIIFSLINAFKCFREIFLIGGTHPNENIYMLQHFLNNSFENLNYAKLSVASVLLLIVVLIVFAAFYIFVRKKEAFRA, from the coding sequence ATGAAACGCTCGAAAACGGCTTTGCAAGGCTACCTGCTGATAGCCCCCCTGATGATCGGGTGCCTGCTGTTCTACGCCATACCCTTTGTGCTGGTGGTGCAGTATTCCCTCTCCACCGGCAGCGGGGACGCGCTGTACTTCATCGGCACCTACAACTACCAGGACGTGACCGCGAACCATATGTTCACCCTTGCCTTCGGCAACACCATGCGCTTTTTGGCGGCGGCGCTGCCCCTCATCATGGTGCTGGCCTACGCCATCGCGCTGCTCATGCAGAAGCACGCCAACAAGCACAAGCTTCTAAAGTCCGTGTTCCTGTTCCCCTACATCATGCCGGTGGTGGGTGCGGTGATACTGGTGGAGCTGCTCTTTGCCGAGACCGGCCTGGTGCCGGGCATAGCAAACGCCATCGGTCTGCCCATGGTGGACTGGCTTGGCGGGCCGGCGGCCTTCGGGGTGGTGCTCTTATTGTACCTCTGGAAGAACACCGGCTACAGCGTGATACTGCTGCTGGCGGGGCTTGTGACCATACCAGAGGAGCAATACTCAGCCGCCGACCTGGATGGTGCGTCCGGCTGGCAGAAGTTCTACTATATCACCACCCCTCAAATGTGGTACTCGGTTTTCTTCGCCATTATCTTCTCGCTGATAAACGCTTTCAAGTGTTTCCGGGAGATTTTCCTCATCGGCGGCACCCACCCCAACGAGAACATCTACATGCTCCAGCACTTCTTAAATAACAGCTTCGAGAACCTGAACTACGCGAAGCTCTCGGTAGCTTCGGTGCTGCTGCTTATCGTGGTGCTTATCGTATTCGCCGCGTTCTACATCTTCGTCCGCAAAAAGGAGGCGTTTAGGGCATGA
- a CDS encoding carbohydrate ABC transporter permease translates to MRTKTSLGGNIFAWIFAFISIAPFVYVLALSFLTPKGVTFGYYYDVFLGTSQYLLRFWKSLLICLAIVAGQLIVSVLAGYGFAKCDFPGKNVLLFVLMILMVLPLQVTLAPNYIMLDKLGLLDTYSALILPSIFIPLGTFILTQSFKSVSDDIIDAAKLDGCGLFRLLTKILLPMNTSGLVCVTLLSFLDGWNMVEQPIAYIKDFLRYPISVALAYVPPADSTLQLVCCIMVVLPPLFLFTYFNRELVEGIVLAEVK, encoded by the coding sequence ATGAGGACAAAAACTTCCCTTGGGGGCAATATCTTCGCGTGGATATTCGCCTTTATCTCCATCGCGCCTTTTGTGTACGTGCTGGCGCTGAGCTTTTTGACCCCGAAGGGGGTCACCTTCGGGTACTATTACGACGTGTTTTTGGGCACCTCCCAGTACCTTCTGCGCTTCTGGAAAAGCCTGCTCATATGCCTTGCCATCGTGGCGGGGCAGCTGATAGTCTCGGTGCTGGCGGGGTACGGCTTCGCGAAATGCGACTTCCCCGGCAAGAATGTCCTGCTGTTCGTGCTGATGATACTGATGGTGCTGCCCCTGCAGGTGACCCTGGCCCCAAACTATATAATGCTGGACAAGCTGGGGCTTTTGGACACCTACTCGGCGCTGATACTGCCGTCCATCTTCATCCCCCTGGGCACCTTTATATTGACCCAGAGCTTCAAGTCTGTAAGCGACGACATTATCGACGCGGCAAAGCTGGATGGCTGCGGGCTGTTCCGTCTGCTGACAAAAATCCTCCTGCCCATGAACACCAGCGGCCTTGTGTGCGTCACATTGCTCTCTTTCCTGGATGGCTGGAACATGGTGGAGCAGCCCATAGCATACATAAAGGACTTCCTGCGCTATCCCATCTCGGTGGCCCTGGCATACGTGCCGCCGGCGGACTCCACCTTACAGCTGGTCTGCTGCATAATGGTGGTGCTGCCGCCGCTGTTCCTGTTTACCTACTTCAACCGGGAGCTGGTTGAGGGCATTGTATTGGCGGAGGTGAAATAA